Proteins encoded by one window of Ralstonia sp. RRA:
- a CDS encoding tetratricopeptide repeat protein — translation MKTERIHRFTLRRAGWPIKWPIAAAVWALCHGVSVAEQPPQPLQPDAYFRADRAYHAIDANKLDDAEAATRAALAVQPDSLQLNLLLLDVLTRKGQLDAARTQADALVQKYPNEPRVYAQHGFLAQKANDPATAEQDFAHAVQGTDWTPQEQRNLHLAWSDSAYSAKHPQAALDALSGLPDQPKADVQLRLAQSRLQLGDRDGATQAATLAEEHATDPAQKRYAKALLAEAMAPQAQGGATSPDDPRAIGQRELNEAYSHLRARDDRAALAAFQRGFATGQGNWSHYADAAYAAKRLGDNPTAIKLFRQSLDHADADAKGDSGGNSDDRLPPDRRFGYRREVEQMQRTFGMVLSGAYQTSAFGLPNTVSTAQGGAEVYWQPPGIGYRDGSIFQLFVRGYDSVYDRNGTTGLPTAQGSVGARYKPIKDLNLVFTAERLFRIGQLTTNDTLLRIGFSTDQGLDLQVTKPRWQTWQVYGEGAYFLNQGRMIASTEMRYGHTWLLNSISDHLTVYPHVVLAGDHDNKAPDRQLALGVGPGINFRYWFRESQYSAPASWLDLTVQYRLPLTHADRAKGVVARAILWF, via the coding sequence ATGAAAACCGAGAGAATCCACCGTTTCACCCTGCGCCGCGCAGGTTGGCCGATCAAGTGGCCAATTGCTGCCGCGGTGTGGGCGCTATGTCATGGTGTGTCGGTCGCGGAACAGCCGCCGCAGCCGCTGCAGCCCGACGCGTACTTCCGGGCAGACCGCGCCTACCACGCGATCGACGCCAACAAGCTCGACGATGCTGAAGCCGCCACGCGCGCTGCGTTGGCTGTGCAGCCTGACAGCCTGCAGCTGAACCTGTTGCTGCTTGATGTGCTGACGCGCAAGGGCCAGTTGGATGCGGCGCGCACGCAAGCCGATGCGCTGGTGCAGAAATACCCCAACGAGCCGCGCGTGTATGCGCAGCACGGGTTCCTTGCGCAGAAGGCGAATGACCCGGCCACGGCCGAACAGGATTTCGCCCACGCCGTCCAGGGCACGGACTGGACGCCACAGGAACAGCGCAACCTGCATCTGGCATGGTCGGACAGCGCGTATTCCGCCAAGCATCCGCAGGCGGCGCTTGACGCGCTCAGTGGCCTGCCGGATCAGCCTAAAGCCGACGTGCAATTGCGCCTCGCGCAATCACGCCTGCAACTGGGGGATCGCGATGGCGCAACCCAGGCCGCCACACTGGCGGAAGAACACGCCACGGACCCGGCGCAAAAACGCTACGCCAAGGCATTGCTTGCCGAGGCGATGGCACCCCAGGCTCAGGGCGGAGCCACGTCACCCGATGACCCGCGCGCGATTGGCCAGCGTGAATTGAACGAGGCTTACAGCCACCTGCGGGCCCGTGACGACCGCGCAGCGCTGGCGGCGTTCCAGCGCGGCTTTGCCACCGGCCAGGGCAACTGGAGCCACTACGCCGATGCTGCCTATGCCGCCAAACGCCTGGGCGACAACCCGACCGCCATCAAACTGTTTCGCCAGAGCCTGGACCATGCCGATGCGGATGCAAAGGGCGACAGCGGTGGCAATAGTGATGACCGTCTCCCACCAGACCGCCGCTTCGGCTACCGGCGCGAAGTCGAGCAGATGCAGCGCACATTCGGCATGGTGCTCTCAGGCGCGTATCAGACATCGGCATTCGGTTTGCCCAATACCGTCAGTACGGCGCAGGGCGGCGCGGAGGTGTACTGGCAGCCGCCGGGCATCGGCTATCGTGACGGCAGCATCTTCCAGCTCTTCGTGCGCGGCTACGACAGCGTGTACGACCGCAACGGCACCACCGGTCTGCCAACTGCGCAGGGGTCGGTGGGCGCACGCTACAAGCCGATCAAGGACCTCAATCTGGTGTTCACCGCCGAGCGCCTGTTTCGCATCGGCCAGCTGACCACCAACGACACGCTGCTGCGCATCGGCTTTTCCACTGACCAGGGCCTTGACCTTCAGGTCACCAAGCCACGCTGGCAGACCTGGCAGGTGTATGGCGAGGGCGCCTACTTCCTCAACCAAGGCCGCATGATCGCCAGTACCGAGATGCGCTATGGACACACCTGGCTGCTCAATTCGATCAGCGATCACCTGACGGTCTATCCGCACGTGGTGCTGGCCGGTGACCACGACAACAAAGCCCCCGACCGGCAACTCGCACTGGGTGTCGGCCCAGGCATCAACTTTCGCTACTGGTTTCGAGAGTCGCAATACAGCGCACCGGCCAGCTGGCTGGACCTGACTGTGCAATACCGCTTGCCGCTCACCCACGCCGACCGGGCGAAGGGTGTAGTGGCGCGCGCGATCCTTTGGTTCTAG